The segment attattttaatttaagatGCTGATGGTCTTTTTATTCTGAGGAGTGAGACGTGCTGTCAGTGGGGTTCTGGTGGGACGCCACGGATCGACTGGACTGAGCCTGGAGGCCTCGAACCGACCGGTTTGAGGTAAATATTTATCGCTGAAGGGGTGAAAAATAGATTTCCACATAACGTCAAATGTATCTAATGTGACAGATTATGCAGACTTGTTGAACGAGTATATCTATATAGAATTTACTATTTGAtgtgggttcttttttttttttttaacttaccaACCCAGAGACGTCCCACCTGTCTGAGACctcaaccctccccccccaccctacacacacacacacacacacagagccctgacatttcttttttgttttgtttaaaaactaCAGTTGGTGTTcattaaagtgaaaaaaaaaaggattataaaaagaaatgatgttAAAAACGTGGAGAAGTTTATTCTAACGATTTGAAGTGtgaggaaacattttaaaagggtttgtttttcttctcacttgGGGATCATCTCATGACTAATGGATGAAACGGCACCGAAACGCgtgtaaaaagaaatcaaataacaGACCTCCCGTCCACACCGTTTGGTTTCAGTGAGGCTTTGTTTAGACGTAGTTTATCTACTTTATTTGGTGTTTTCTATTTCTCCTGATGGATCAGAATTTGTAGTTCTGACTTGAAGACGCTGGACTGATTTGAATCACCTATCTGTCGCCATGAGACATTCTCAGTGGGTCACAGCCGTCAATCCTACTCGTCTGGACTGGAGGGaatgagaggtcaaaggtgaagacGTCCTGAGGGTTTTGGAGTAGCACGTTGTGGTAATTCAATGAATTGACCGttgtagcgggggggggggggggtgaacgcaGAGTATTGTCACCTCCACACCAAgaggctgcagctgctcctTATGTGAAGGAGTTTATTTGCTTTGTATATTTTAGCCTTGTCATGTGAGGAtaatgtgtacttttttttattagcttTCTAAAGAGTGATTTATGTACATGAATCAACGAAACCACTGCAGGTTCACTGCAGTTAGACTAAATATAACTAAGGATATAAACATAGTTAAATATAACTAAGGATATAAACGATAACAAAGGATATATAAGAGGGCTGTTTGTGTTTATAACACTGGGAAAGTTCTGCATTCATAATATTTGTTAAATAAAGTGCATGTATTAGTATATAATATCCAAAGTACAGATTATGCAAAGTGGTCAATTTCAGAATATAGTGAATTAAAAACATTGGAGTATAATTAGCGTCTTTTTGTTtaccttttacatttttgttttataaatattCTCTATATGCAAAATAACCTACGCAGTCTGATACATGCAGGGTGTAGAAGGACACGGTACCTGCACGGAGACGGAAGCACAGGAAGCTGCTGGGTGTAGTTTCTACTCTGTACCGCTGGGTGTAGTTTCTACTCTGCGCCACTGGGTGTAGTTTCTACTCTGCACCGGCGGGTGGCGCCACTGAGCGGCTCGCCTGGCTGTCACTCGGTCAAAGGGAGTGAAGAAGTGAACTTAGTTCCCAGCAGGTCGCTGTGTGTTGGGACGAAGATGCTGGTTAGGAAATGGCAGCTATGTAAGTTGACCCGGCGCGTTGTGTTGATCGATACATGGTTGATGCTCACCCGGTTACTTAATCGATCGAGTCTCGTTTCCTTCGGCAGCCCCTCTTACCTGGAAACTTAAAAAGGATTTAGCCCGACCGGAATTAGCTAGTTAGCAACGTTAGCTGCTCGATAGCTAACGTCAACGGAGCTGTGAAAAGAAGCTAACCTAGTTAAGCTAACATTAAATAAGTGAGGTTGCCTTCAGCTAAGGCTTGTCTTTTTGTAAGTCTACATGTATATACTACATAATATTTAGTTCTGGTGCCGTGTAGGGCTCTATTTACCCCCTCATTCGATACTTTAACCGTCGGGTCGTTACGTTACAGGTTGTCTCGTTAGCTTCCGGCAGGTGTTAGCAGGTTAGCTTTCAACTCTAACTCAGCCACCCTCATTTTAACCGTTGACGCAAACCAGGAGCCTTGTAATATTCAACCAATATCAAACTTCAACATCGGTTAGTGAATCGCGGTAATTTCCATTTAAACTGGTCATCAAAGCGAACACCGGGCTACTCAATGCTCGTTAAAAGGGATCCTTTCTGGTGTTGTTTTCCTCCGTATCAAAGGTCACACTCACCGGGAAGAGAGACGTGTATTTTTAGCTCTGCTGAGAGGGGGCTTCTTCTTAAGGGACGGACCCAGTGCTCCAGTACAGGCTGATTACCGCCATGTCATAAATGATCAAGAAAGTGTCATTTCATCAGATAAGATACacgtacaatttaagtgctacttTTATTTAGCTGAATTTCTCCAAGCAATTAAAACATCTGCATATGTGGAGATACAAGTGTCCGGTGTAACTGGGGACGCTGCAGCTCCGTAGTGTCCCCACAGTGCTCTGTttgttatgggggggggggggggggtgtcagaagGTAATGTTCTTTTatgggttgtaaaaaaaaaaaaacgtcgccCTTCCCTCTGTTCCGCAACCACAAATGTCATCAATTATTTCATGCACCAAAAGTTCTAATCGGGAACCGTTTGGCTTGGTCCCGTCAGGCTGTGCGCTGTCGTCCAGGCGGTGACTCGCTGACCGATGCCTTCATCATGATGGCGAGCTGCAGCGCCCTGGTGGTCGCCCTCCTGCTGTCGCAGGCCGGAGGCTTCCTGGGcccctcggaggaggaggaggacgtcgaCGGCGGCGTCCCCGACGAGTGGACGCTGCTCCATGTGGTTCAGGGCCACATCGGGGCGGGAAACTACAGCTACCTGCGCCTCAACCACGACGGGCGAATCATCCTGCACATGCACAGCCTGAAGGGCGACGCCGACCTCTACGTGTCGGACAAAACCCTGCGGCCGAGCTTCGACACCTACAAGCTGCAGTCGGTGACCTGCGGGCGCGACGCGGTGGTGGTGCCCGAGGACTTCGCCAGGCCCGTGGGCATCGGCATCTACGGCCACCCGTCCCACAAGGAGAGCGAGTTCGAGATGCGCGTCTTCTTCGACCAGACGGCCCCCCAGGAGCCGTTCGATAAGGGCTCGTACAACTCTGAGGAAGGGCACGAGAAAAGGAAGGCCCCCCAGGCGCCAGAGGACGACTtccaggaggaggagtccaTCTTCTGGACAATTCTAATCGGACTTTTGAAGATTGTGCTAgagattttgttttgaaaatagtTTACGCAAGGAGgttcttctttttcccctctttttttcttctttcttctgaaAATGGTTTTCTTTCGTTCTGTAAAGATGATAAAATGTGGCACTGAAGGCTTTTTaacgtattttcttttcttgtgaTCAAACACGGATGAACTGAGTGTTAACGTTTTTGGTGGATGATCTGCTGGATGAGGCCTGACCGGAACACCAGTCCGTTTGGTGTCCTCATCGAAGCCCACAGAGTGAAGCGCAGGCTCAAGTCAAAAGGACAGGAACATTTCCAGAgtgggacatttaaaaaaaaaaaaaaaaaatctttaactAACTAACTGGATACTTTTTAGTGAACTTAAATTcttccaagtttttttt is part of the Pungitius pungitius chromosome 9, fPunPun2.1, whole genome shotgun sequence genome and harbors:
- the c9h6orf120 gene encoding UPF0669 protein C6orf120 homolog codes for the protein MMASCSALVVALLLSQAGGFLGPSEEEEDVDGGVPDEWTLLHVVQGHIGAGNYSYLRLNHDGRIILHMHSLKGDADLYVSDKTLRPSFDTYKLQSVTCGRDAVVVPEDFARPVGIGIYGHPSHKESEFEMRVFFDQTAPQEPFDKGSYNSEEGHEKRKAPQAPEDDFQEEESIFWTILIGLLKIVLEILF